A portion of the Homalodisca vitripennis isolate AUS2020 chromosome 2, UT_GWSS_2.1, whole genome shotgun sequence genome contains these proteins:
- the LOC124355005 gene encoding tRNA (adenine(37)-N6)-methyltransferase-like codes for MAQEDVDSFNKLFNLQKQLSLARTEINNLRREIKSLKFSQSKEISHVKTMLESWKCSSCQPSEELPQNCEAAAVSENGGTSDNQERNIELQPIGIISTGFVQKRAIPRQPNVNSNSLGKVSLFNYIFTNPEHSLEGLDGFSHMWILFYFHQNQSNHIRAKVAPPRLNGSRVGVFGTRSPHRPCPIGLSLVQINKVEGSSVYFSGVDMLDGTPVLDLKPYIPHYDNPVELNVDWDGQCGVPTETERLELDGQESDPESAGPSTVTLRAPTTIVGGVDSEREAPDGEEGVNPAASLLLGTSSSPLPAHRHIRVPDWISQSSVSQLQVMFTPQAENILSSLQGETNIQRIITDVLREDPRSVYLRDRYANQFYTFLINNYHVSCKFDDNNHIVKVFRIVSAGTLCECGHPEWQCSTHGGSIES; via the exons GAGAGAAATCAAGAGCTTAAAATTTTCACAATCTAAAGAGATAAGCCATGTTAAAACAATGTTGGAGTCTTGGAAGTGCTCTTCATGTCAACCATCTGAAGAGTTGCCTCAGAATTGTGAGGCAGCAGCAGTTTCTGAGAATGGCGGGACTTCAGACAACCAAGAGAGAAACATTGAACTGCAGCCTATAGGGATTATTAGCACAGGATTTGTTCAGAAACGAGCAATACCGAGGCAACCCAATGTTAACTCTAATAGTCTTGGGAAGGTTTCTCTTTTCAACTACATTTTTACCAACCCTGAACACTCATTAGAAGGTTTAGATGGCTTTTCACATATGTG GATACTATTCTACTTCCATCAGAATCAGTCCAATCATATCAGAGCCAAAGTTGCTCCCCCAAGACTGAACGGTAGTCGTGTTGGAGTGTTCGGAACAAGGTCTCCGCATCGACCCTGTCCTATTGGCCTCTCACTGGTTCAAATCAACAAAGTTGAAG GATCTTCTGTTTATTTCTCTGGAGTAGACATGTTGGACGGCACACCAGTATTGGATCTGAAACCCTACATACCGCACTATGACAACCCTGTGGAGCTCAATGTGGACTGGGATGGGCAGTGTGGGGTTCCCACTGAAACTGAGAGGTTGGAACTGGACGGGCAGGAGTCTGACCCGGAAAGTGCAGGGCCCTCCACTGTCACTCTCCGAGCCCCTACTACCATAGTGGGGGGTGTAGATTCAGAACGGGAGGCTCCAGACGGAGAGGAGGGAGTCAACCCAGCAGCTTCTCTCCTGCTCGGCACCAGCTCCTCCCCCTTGCCAGCACATAGGCAT ATCCGTGTTCCAGACTGGATCTCTCAGTCATCAGTATCACAGCTTCAGGTGATGTTCACACCACAAGCAGAGAATATTCTTTCTTCTCTTCAAGGGGAGACTAACATACAGAGAATAATAACGGATGTTTTGCGTGAAGATCCTCGATCCGTGTACTTACGTGACAGATACGCTAATCAGTTCTATACGTTTCTAATTAATAACTACCATGTGAGTTGCAAGTTTGATGACAATAACCACATAGTGAAGGTGTTCCGTATCGTGTCTGCAGGAACACTCTGTGAGTGTGGACACCCGGAGTGGCAGTGTTCTACCCATGGTGGGAGTATTGAATCTTAA